A DNA window from Setaria viridis chromosome 2, Setaria_viridis_v4.0, whole genome shotgun sequence contains the following coding sequences:
- the LOC117843929 gene encoding cell differentiation protein rcd1 isoform X2, whose protein sequence is MFPDLGPLIWHSFGTMVVLLQEIMSVYPTLSPPTLSASVSNRACNVLALLQSVASHPETRDPFLKAEITEYLYPLLNTTIDTRSFEYLRLTTLGVFGALVKVDDTEVVNSLLKSDIIHLCLRIMETGSELSKTVATFIVQKIIIDEAGLQHICGTPERFFGIASVLASMVAEQPQPSTRLLKHIIRCYLRLTDDPRARTALQTNLPEALRDGTFDNCLGDDAVARLYLQQLLDNLAEPAGEAPPPVPGPAAAGVTHLGSAPVAGGAPHPGPGPVAGASPRGSSQAGPSCAHQGPAPAAGGAPHPSPGPAAGASPGGSSQAGPSRAHPGSASTAGGAPHPGPGPAAGASPGGSSQAGPSHAHPGSAPAAGGAPHPGPGPVAGGSSGGSSQAGPSRRRR, encoded by the exons ATGTTTCCGGATTTGGGTCCACTGATATGGCACTCTTTTGGCACAATGGTTGTGCTGCTGCAG GAAATCATGTCAGTCTATCCTACACTTTCACCCCCTACATTATCCGCAAGTGTATCAAACAGAGCCTGCAATGTTCTCGCACTCCTTCAG TCTGTTGCATCACACCCTGAGACAAGGGACCCCTTTTTAAAAG CTGAAATTACTGAGTACTTATACCCACTCTTGAACACTACTATCGACACCAGATCTTTTGAGTACCTGCGCCTCACCACTCTTGGTGTGTTTGGTGCTCTTGTTAAG GTGGATGATACTGAAGTTGTCAATTCCCTGCTAAAGAGTGACATCATTCATCTATGCTTGCGAATCATGGAGACAGGCAGCGAGCTTTCAAAAACA GTGGCTACTTTCATTGTACAAAAGATCATTATAGATGAAGCTGGGTTACAGCACATCTGTGGCACCCCTGAACGTTTTTTTGGGATAGCCAGTGTTTTAGCAAGCATGGTGGCTGAACAGCCTCAGCCCTCCACCAGGTTGCTGAAGCACATTATCCGCTGCTACCTCAGGCTGACGGATGATCCCAG GGCTCGTACTGCGCTGCAAACTAATCTTCCTGAGGCTCTGAGAGATGGGACATTCGACAACTGCCTTGGG GATGACGCTGTTGCAAGGCTCTACCTCCAACAACTACTGGATAATCTGGCTGAGCCTGCGGGTGAAGCACCTCCTCCCGTTCCAGGTCCTGCGGCAGCTGGTGTAACCCATCTAGGCTCAGCTCCTGTGGCGGGTGGTGCGCCACATCCTGGCCCAGGCCCTGTTGCGGGTGCAAGCCCCAGAGGATCCTCTCAGGCAGGACCGAGTTGCGCTCATCAAGGCCCAGCTCCCGCGGCAGGTGGTGCACCACATCCTAGCCCAGGCCCTGCAGCAGGTGCAAGCCCTGGAGGATCCTCTCAAGCAGGACCGAGTCGTGCTCATCCAGGCTCAGCTTCCACGGCGGGTGGTGCGCCACATCCTGGCCCAGGCCCTGCGGCAGGTGCAAGCCCTGGAGGATCCTCTCAAGCAGGACCGAGTCATGCTCATCCAGGCTCAGCTCCCGCGGCGGGTGGTGCACCACATCCTGGCCCAGGCCCTGTGGCGGGTGGAAGCTCTGGAGGTTCCTCTCAGGCAGGGCCGAGCCGCAGGCGCCGTTGA
- the LOC117843929 gene encoding uncharacterized protein isoform X1 produces the protein MAGGCDSVVPDIKMKLEEQLVLNLCNPELRGNALAELSKKREMFPDLGPLIWHSFGTMVVLLQEIMSVYPTLSPPTLSASVSNRACNVLALLQSVASHPETRDPFLKAEITEYLYPLLNTTIDTRSFEYLRLTTLGVFGALVKVDDTEVVNSLLKSDIIHLCLRIMETGSELSKTVATFIVQKIIIDEAGLQHICGTPERFFGIASVLASMVAEQPQPSTRLLKHIIRCYLRLTDDPRARTALQTNLPEALRDGTFDNCLGDDAVARLYLQQLLDNLAEPAGEAPPPVPGPAAAGVTHLGSAPVAGGAPHPGPGPVAGASPRGSSQAGPSCAHQGPAPAAGGAPHPSPGPAAGASPGGSSQAGPSRAHPGSASTAGGAPHPGPGPAAGASPGGSSQAGPSHAHPGSAPAAGGAPHPGPGPVAGGSSGGSSQAGPSRRRR, from the exons AAAAGGGAGATGTTTCCGGATTTGGGTCCACTGATATGGCACTCTTTTGGCACAATGGTTGTGCTGCTGCAG GAAATCATGTCAGTCTATCCTACACTTTCACCCCCTACATTATCCGCAAGTGTATCAAACAGAGCCTGCAATGTTCTCGCACTCCTTCAG TCTGTTGCATCACACCCTGAGACAAGGGACCCCTTTTTAAAAG CTGAAATTACTGAGTACTTATACCCACTCTTGAACACTACTATCGACACCAGATCTTTTGAGTACCTGCGCCTCACCACTCTTGGTGTGTTTGGTGCTCTTGTTAAG GTGGATGATACTGAAGTTGTCAATTCCCTGCTAAAGAGTGACATCATTCATCTATGCTTGCGAATCATGGAGACAGGCAGCGAGCTTTCAAAAACA GTGGCTACTTTCATTGTACAAAAGATCATTATAGATGAAGCTGGGTTACAGCACATCTGTGGCACCCCTGAACGTTTTTTTGGGATAGCCAGTGTTTTAGCAAGCATGGTGGCTGAACAGCCTCAGCCCTCCACCAGGTTGCTGAAGCACATTATCCGCTGCTACCTCAGGCTGACGGATGATCCCAG GGCTCGTACTGCGCTGCAAACTAATCTTCCTGAGGCTCTGAGAGATGGGACATTCGACAACTGCCTTGGG GATGACGCTGTTGCAAGGCTCTACCTCCAACAACTACTGGATAATCTGGCTGAGCCTGCGGGTGAAGCACCTCCTCCCGTTCCAGGTCCTGCGGCAGCTGGTGTAACCCATCTAGGCTCAGCTCCTGTGGCGGGTGGTGCGCCACATCCTGGCCCAGGCCCTGTTGCGGGTGCAAGCCCCAGAGGATCCTCTCAGGCAGGACCGAGTTGCGCTCATCAAGGCCCAGCTCCCGCGGCAGGTGGTGCACCACATCCTAGCCCAGGCCCTGCAGCAGGTGCAAGCCCTGGAGGATCCTCTCAAGCAGGACCGAGTCGTGCTCATCCAGGCTCAGCTTCCACGGCGGGTGGTGCGCCACATCCTGGCCCAGGCCCTGCGGCAGGTGCAAGCCCTGGAGGATCCTCTCAAGCAGGACCGAGTCATGCTCATCCAGGCTCAGCTCCCGCGGCGGGTGGTGCACCACATCCTGGCCCAGGCCCTGTGGCGGGTGGAAGCTCTGGAGGTTCCTCTCAGGCAGGGCCGAGCCGCAGGCGCCGTTGA